TGACACATGGCAAGATGCACAAGGTGCAACAAGAAGCAAACACAGCATTTCTGCTGATCGTGTTGTATTTTTATCAGGTTCTTCTCCTGATGCTTACGACGCTGCTGGTGCACAAGCTGGAGACCAAGATTCATTTGGTTCAGGCGCTGCAACGAGCAGTGCAAAATACGAAACACAAGATACTGAAGAATTTGCTAAAATAGAACAAGCAGTTGCTAAAAAACAAGCAGCAAGAAAAGCTGCAGCAGCAACTGAATTTAAAGCAAAAGACAAAGAAGTTGGCGGACTTGCTCAATTTAAAGATGAGCCACCGTTTGAAGACGAACTTCCTTTCTAAGGAAATAATTTAAAATTGACGAAAAGCAGCCTT
This DNA window, taken from Candidatus Babeliales bacterium, encodes the following:
- the ssb gene encoding single-stranded DNA-binding protein, coding for MAGYNRIILVGNLTRDPELKQISSGVSVCRLAVASNRQFKNRQTGATQQEVCYVDVDVWGAQAESCRQYLAKGRPVLIEGRLKFDTWQDAQGATRSKHSISADRVVFLSGSSPDAYDAAGAQAGDQDSFGSGAATSSAKYETQDTEEFAKIEQAVAKKQAARKAAAATEFKAKDKEVGGLAQFKDEPPFEDELPF